Proteins co-encoded in one Gleimia hominis genomic window:
- the rplT gene encoding 50S ribosomal protein L20 yields MARVKRSVNARKKRRKVLEQASGYRGQRSRLYRKAKEQVTHSFVYSYRDRRTKKREFRKLWIQRINAAARQNGMTYNRFMQGLNLAGIEVDRRMLADLAVNDATAFTALVESAKAALPEDINAPAAK; encoded by the coding sequence ATGGCACGTGTAAAAAGGTCCGTGAACGCACGCAAGAAGCGTCGCAAAGTACTGGAACAAGCGTCGGGCTACCGGGGGCAGCGTTCCCGGCTGTACCGCAAAGCTAAAGAGCAGGTTACACACTCATTTGTGTACTCTTACCGCGATCGTCGCACCAAGAAACGCGAATTCCGTAAACTGTGGATTCAGCGTATCAACGCGGCAGCACGCCAAAACGGGATGACCTACAACCGCTTCATGCAGGGCCTGAACCTGGCGGGCATTGAGGTTGACCGGCGGATGCTCGCTGACCTGGCGGTGAACGACGCGACCGCATTCACCGCGTTAGTGGAATCGGCGAAGGCAGCACTGCCCGAAGACATTAACGCTCCCGCAGCGAAATAG
- a CDS encoding TrmH family RNA methyltransferase produces MSSTGNQSARRPAILANPNSDRIREVARLAGRSARRRAGRVLVEGPQAVREALRFCGRDLKDVYLSSTAMERDFELTQLARTKTRWVHEVTDEVSTAISKDAQGVSAVVEDFRTDGLPRVDWSFVMILAGIQDPGNVGTMIRIADAAGADAVLACSGTADVSSPKVVRASAGSVFHLPTVVNVSFEDAAQWAHARNMTVLGADGRGSTDLFDAELGGEAVDLAAPTAWVFGNEAHGFAQVETGAIDHLVAIPLAGHAESLNVSAAAAVCMFASARMRRLVGGVAGPRVGGDGAGAGGSNGA; encoded by the coding sequence TTGAGTTCGACTGGGAACCAGTCGGCCAGGCGCCCGGCTATTCTAGCTAACCCCAACTCGGATCGAATCCGGGAGGTAGCTCGACTAGCCGGGCGTTCTGCACGCCGACGCGCAGGACGGGTACTAGTAGAAGGCCCCCAAGCGGTACGGGAAGCACTGCGGTTTTGTGGCCGCGACCTCAAAGACGTGTACCTCAGCTCGACTGCGATGGAACGCGACTTTGAACTCACCCAACTGGCGCGCACAAAAACCCGTTGGGTGCACGAAGTCACCGACGAAGTATCGACCGCTATTTCCAAGGATGCGCAAGGCGTCAGCGCGGTCGTAGAGGACTTCAGAACCGATGGCCTACCCCGCGTGGACTGGTCATTCGTGATGATTCTCGCTGGAATTCAAGACCCCGGCAACGTGGGCACGATGATTCGCATCGCGGATGCCGCCGGGGCGGATGCGGTGCTGGCATGCTCTGGCACCGCAGACGTGTCTTCCCCGAAAGTGGTGCGCGCCTCCGCCGGATCCGTATTCCACTTACCCACCGTAGTGAACGTGTCATTCGAAGATGCGGCGCAGTGGGCGCACGCGCGCAACATGACGGTGCTGGGCGCAGATGGACGTGGCTCAACCGATTTGTTCGACGCAGAATTAGGTGGGGAAGCAGTGGATTTAGCCGCGCCAACCGCCTGGGTTTTCGGCAATGAGGCACACGGATTCGCCCAAGTGGAAACCGGCGCGATCGACCACCTGGTGGCAATCCCACTGGCCGGGCACGCGGAATCACTGAACGTGTCCGCAGCCGCCGCCGTGTGCATGTTCGCGTCCGCCCGGATGCGCCGGCTCGTAGGAGGCGTCGCCGGGCCACGAGTGGGCGGTGATGGGGCAGGAGCAGGAGGCTCAAATGGGGCATGA
- the rpmI gene encoding 50S ribosomal protein L35, translated as MPKMKTHSGAKKRFRVTGSGKLMRERAGKRHLLEHKSSRRKRRLSRDQVVHSANLKQANRLLGR; from the coding sequence ATGCCAAAGATGAAGACGCACTCCGGTGCTAAAAAGCGTTTCCGTGTAACCGGTAGTGGCAAGCTCATGCGTGAGCGGGCAGGTAAACGTCACCTGCTGGAGCACAAGTCATCTCGCCGTAAGCGTCGCCTATCTCGCGACCAGGTTGTACACAGCGCAAATCTAAAGCAGGCTAACCGTCTACTAGGACGCTAA
- a CDS encoding RNA-binding S4 domain-containing protein, translating into MQQVPVKGTIRLGQLLKLANLVEDGVMAREAIQGGFVDVDGQVETRRGKQLKTGQVITVHFDDGDETVQVVSAP; encoded by the coding sequence ATGCAGCAGGTACCCGTTAAAGGCACGATTCGACTGGGGCAACTATTGAAGCTAGCGAACCTCGTGGAAGATGGCGTGATGGCGCGCGAAGCAATCCAAGGGGGATTCGTGGACGTCGACGGGCAAGTGGAAACCCGGCGGGGGAAGCAGCTGAAAACCGGGCAGGTCATCACCGTCCACTTTGACGACGGCGACGAAACCGTACAGGTCGTTTCCGCCCCATAA
- the dnaE gene encoding DNA polymerase III subunit alpha: MAKDQFVHLHNHTEYSMLDGASKLKPLVEEAARLNQEAIAITDHGYLFGAYEFYTEAKAAGVKPIVGLEAYMTPGISRFEQKRVLWGEEWQRRDDVSARGAYTHLTLIAETTEGMHNLFRMGSLASLEGQMGKWPRIDMELLERYSKGLIAFTGCPSSEVQTRLRLGQWDEAVAATGRLKDIFGKDNLYVELMDHGIEIERRTKADLLKLSKHMGLPPVVTNDAHYVRKEDRDIQDALLCINSGSTLNDPDRFRFDGSGYYIRSSEDMRNDWLELPQACDNTLEIARRCDITFRTTADGANFMPRFPVPQGEDETSWFVKEVERGLISRFPSGVPDHVRKQAEYEVGIITQMGFPGYFLVVSDFIRWAKSQNIRVGPGRGSGAGSMVAYAMHITDLNPLEHGLIFERFLNPERVSMPDFDVDFDERRRGEVIEYVTQKYGDDRVAQVVTYGKIKAKQALKDSARVQGLPYSVGEKLTKAMPPSVMGKDITVSGIFDPNDKRYDEAAEFRRLHAEEPDTHPVVEMAKGLEGITRQWGVHACAVIMSSAPLQDIIPMMKRPADGAIITQFDYPTCESLGLLKMDFLGLRNLTVLSDTIENIGLNGKKQPDLQEVPLDDQATFKLLSTGETLGVFQLDGDGMQKLLKRMRPNNFEDISAVGALYRPGPMGADSHNKYADRKNGRAPIEPIHPELAEPLKDILGTTYGLIVYQEQVMAIAQKLAGYTLGQADLLRRAMGKKKKEILDKEYVPFRQGMIDHGYSEDAVKTLWDILVPFSNYAFNKAHSAAYGLVSYWTAWLKTHYPVEFMAALLTSQKDNKDKLSLYLSECRRMGITVLPPDVNSSEANFTAVGEDIRFGLAAVRNVGGHVVDGITATRKERRDYEDFTDFLDKVPTAVCNKRTIESLIKAGAFDAIEPCRRALVAIHEEAVDSSVKLKRNEAAGQFDLFASATDMGMSAMTVEVPQIPEWPKKEKLAFEREMLGLYVSDHPLSGVNRALARYQDQEISQLVNAESLQDRQSVKVAGLITAVAIKTTRKGELWATATLEDLSGSVNILFFPRTYQTISHALSADLIVQVEGQVLDRDSEVSIAGQTMTILDLREDGTVPVVLDMPWQFCTTDRVEMLRDILSAHPGPSPVHMRIKRAGTPTILAELGQRYRVNTDSSFYSDLKATLGPAILAD, from the coding sequence ATGGCTAAAGATCAGTTCGTTCACCTACACAACCACACCGAGTACTCAATGCTAGATGGCGCTTCAAAACTGAAGCCCCTGGTGGAAGAGGCTGCGCGGCTGAATCAAGAAGCCATCGCCATCACCGACCACGGCTACCTGTTTGGCGCCTACGAGTTCTACACCGAAGCGAAGGCCGCTGGAGTTAAACCAATTGTTGGGTTGGAAGCCTACATGACGCCCGGCATTTCCCGGTTCGAACAAAAACGCGTGCTGTGGGGCGAAGAGTGGCAGCGGCGCGACGACGTTTCGGCCCGCGGTGCGTACACTCACCTGACGCTCATCGCGGAAACGACCGAAGGGATGCACAACCTGTTCCGCATGGGGTCACTCGCTTCCCTCGAGGGACAGATGGGCAAGTGGCCGCGGATCGACATGGAACTACTTGAACGTTACTCAAAAGGACTGATCGCGTTCACCGGTTGCCCGTCCTCTGAGGTGCAGACCCGCCTGCGCCTCGGCCAGTGGGACGAAGCAGTGGCGGCGACGGGGCGGCTGAAAGACATTTTCGGTAAAGACAACCTCTACGTGGAACTAATGGACCACGGGATTGAAATTGAACGCCGCACCAAAGCAGACCTACTGAAACTGTCTAAACACATGGGACTGCCCCCGGTGGTCACCAACGACGCTCACTACGTGCGCAAAGAAGACCGCGATATTCAAGACGCGCTCTTGTGCATTAACTCCGGATCCACGCTCAACGACCCGGACCGATTCCGATTTGACGGTTCAGGCTACTACATTCGTTCGTCTGAGGACATGCGAAATGACTGGTTGGAACTACCGCAAGCATGTGACAACACGCTCGAAATCGCCCGCCGTTGCGACATCACATTCCGCACCACCGCGGATGGGGCGAACTTCATGCCGCGCTTCCCAGTGCCTCAAGGGGAAGATGAGACCTCATGGTTCGTTAAAGAGGTAGAGCGCGGACTCATCTCCCGGTTCCCGTCGGGCGTGCCAGACCACGTGCGTAAACAAGCGGAATACGAAGTGGGGATCATTACGCAAATGGGGTTCCCCGGCTACTTCCTGGTGGTGTCCGACTTCATCCGCTGGGCGAAAAGTCAAAACATTCGCGTGGGACCGGGCCGTGGCTCAGGGGCGGGCTCAATGGTGGCGTACGCGATGCACATCACGGACCTGAACCCCCTCGAACACGGATTGATCTTTGAACGGTTCCTGAACCCAGAACGCGTGTCCATGCCGGACTTCGACGTGGACTTTGACGAGCGTAGGCGCGGCGAAGTGATCGAGTACGTGACCCAAAAGTACGGTGACGACCGGGTCGCGCAGGTAGTTACCTACGGGAAGATTAAAGCTAAGCAGGCGCTGAAGGATTCCGCGCGCGTGCAGGGGCTCCCGTACTCAGTTGGCGAGAAACTGACGAAAGCCATGCCCCCATCCGTGATGGGTAAAGACATCACCGTGTCGGGCATCTTTGACCCAAACGATAAACGCTACGACGAGGCCGCGGAATTCCGGCGCTTACACGCGGAAGAACCGGACACGCACCCCGTGGTGGAAATGGCGAAAGGACTCGAAGGCATCACTCGCCAGTGGGGTGTGCACGCGTGCGCAGTAATCATGTCATCCGCACCGCTGCAAGACATCATCCCGATGATGAAGCGACCCGCAGACGGCGCGATCATCACGCAGTTCGACTACCCGACGTGCGAATCCCTCGGGCTACTAAAAATGGACTTCCTGGGGCTGCGTAACCTCACGGTACTATCGGACACGATTGAAAACATTGGGCTAAACGGAAAGAAACAACCGGACCTGCAGGAAGTCCCGCTCGACGACCAAGCGACATTCAAACTGCTCTCAACGGGGGAGACGCTGGGCGTGTTCCAACTCGATGGGGACGGGATGCAGAAACTGCTCAAACGGATGCGGCCCAACAACTTCGAAGACATTTCCGCTGTGGGTGCGCTCTACCGGCCCGGCCCGATGGGGGCAGATTCGCACAATAAGTACGCGGACCGTAAGAACGGGCGGGCCCCGATTGAACCAATCCACCCGGAACTGGCGGAACCACTGAAAGACATTCTCGGTACCACATACGGCCTGATCGTCTACCAGGAACAGGTGATGGCGATCGCGCAGAAGCTGGCGGGATACACGCTGGGACAAGCGGACTTGCTGCGCCGCGCCATGGGGAAGAAGAAAAAGGAGATTCTGGATAAGGAATACGTCCCATTCCGCCAGGGAATGATCGACCACGGGTACTCGGAAGACGCGGTGAAAACCCTGTGGGATATTTTGGTACCGTTTTCTAACTACGCGTTCAACAAGGCGCACTCGGCGGCCTACGGGTTGGTGTCGTATTGGACCGCGTGGTTGAAAACCCATTACCCAGTCGAGTTCATGGCGGCACTACTCACGTCGCAAAAGGACAATAAAGACAAACTGTCGCTGTACCTGTCGGAGTGCCGGCGCATGGGGATCACGGTGCTGCCTCCGGATGTGAACTCTTCGGAAGCGAACTTCACAGCTGTGGGGGAGGACATCCGGTTTGGGCTCGCAGCGGTGCGGAACGTGGGTGGCCACGTGGTGGATGGGATCACGGCGACCCGTAAAGAACGGAGGGACTACGAGGATTTCACGGACTTTTTGGATAAGGTACCGACCGCGGTGTGTAACAAGCGCACGATTGAATCGCTGATTAAAGCGGGTGCGTTCGACGCGATTGAACCGTGTCGGCGTGCTCTGGTGGCGATCCATGAGGAAGCGGTGGATTCTTCCGTGAAGCTGAAACGCAATGAGGCTGCGGGCCAGTTCGACCTGTTCGCATCCGCCACCGATATGGGGATGTCTGCGATGACGGTTGAGGTACCGCAGATTCCGGAGTGGCCGAAGAAAGAAAAGTTGGCGTTTGAACGCGAAATGCTGGGGTTGTACGTGTCAGACCACCCGCTGTCTGGGGTTAATCGGGCGTTGGCGCGGTACCAGGATCAGGAGATTTCACAGCTCGTGAACGCGGAATCGCTTCAGGACAGGCAGAGCGTTAAGGTCGCTGGGTTGATTACGGCGGTGGCGATTAAAACGACACGCAAAGGCGAGCTGTGGGCCACCGCTACACTTGAGGACCTGTCGGGCTCGGTGAATATCCTGTTCTTCCCCCGCACTTACCAGACGATTTCGCATGCGCTGAGTGCGGATTTGATTGTTCAAGTTGAGGGGCAGGTGCTGGACCGGGACTCGGAGGTTTCCATTGCGGGCCAGACGATGACGATTCTGGATTTGCGTGAGGACGGGACCGTGCCGGTGGTTTTGGATATGCCCTGGCAGTTCTGCACCACCGACCGCGTGGAGATGCTGCGTGATATTTTGAGCGCGCACCCCGGGCCTTCACCCGTGCACATGCGGATTAAGCGCGCGGGTACCCCCACGATCCTCGCGGAACTGGGGCAACGCTATCGGGTGAACACGGATTCGTCGTTCTACTCGGACCTGAAGGCCACGCTTGGGCCGGCAATCCTGGCGGACTAG
- a CDS encoding SseB family protein, with product MVHSLEQLQRRLSQRVDTTDRGEILPETKAALQQMDAGQRLKQLVHALQKERVIAAAVVETNPDDCDGSAGAVKTDSGWVLAGFTSAAALARWDSTARPVPVSGPQRALLACAQYGSRLIINPTPTGSAPENAAAPARESAASAPLSTDPSMGANHATSADSTGTPAVRLPRPAVIALAHGDVWLPPWEDDELRNALQTRVGAQAQVRLRPSGGQTQVIEVGFTAQVGRAEVVRVLNELAAEPRLRVAAETVQFQPTVVNVA from the coding sequence ATGGTACATTCACTGGAGCAACTGCAGCGTAGACTCTCGCAGCGCGTTGACACCACAGACCGGGGGGAGATCCTACCCGAAACTAAAGCAGCACTGCAGCAGATGGACGCTGGACAGCGGTTAAAACAGTTGGTGCACGCACTGCAGAAGGAACGGGTAATTGCCGCTGCCGTGGTTGAAACGAACCCGGATGATTGCGATGGTAGCGCCGGTGCAGTTAAGACGGATAGCGGGTGGGTACTCGCTGGGTTCACCAGCGCCGCAGCGCTCGCCAGGTGGGATAGTACCGCCCGGCCGGTTCCCGTATCCGGCCCTCAGCGCGCGCTCTTAGCTTGCGCCCAGTACGGCTCGCGCCTCATAATCAACCCGACACCCACCGGCTCAGCACCGGAGAACGCAGCGGCCCCAGCACGTGAGAGCGCGGCCTCAGCTCCGCTTTCCACTGACCCAAGTATGGGGGCAAACCACGCGACCTCAGCAGATAGTACAGGGACGCCGGCGGTACGGCTTCCGCGGCCCGCGGTGATTGCCCTTGCGCACGGGGATGTGTGGCTACCCCCGTGGGAAGATGACGAGTTACGCAATGCGCTGCAAACCCGCGTGGGTGCTCAAGCCCAAGTTCGTCTGCGCCCTTCCGGAGGCCAAACTCAGGTGATTGAAGTGGGCTTCACCGCTCAAGTTGGGCGCGCCGAAGTTGTGCGCGTCCTCAACGAACTTGCGGCCGAACCACGGTTGCGGGTCGCAGCCGAAACGGTGCAGTTTCAACCCACCGTCGTGAACGTGGCCTAG
- the infC gene encoding translation initiation factor IF-3, with amino-acid sequence MKEPRVNDRIRVPEVRLVGPEGEQVGVVRVEDALRLAEEAGLDLVEVAPKAHPPVTRLMDYGKYKYEAAQKARDARRNQANTVLKEIRFRLKIDDHDYETKKGHVERFLNGGDKVKVMIMFRGREQSRPEMGVRLLERLAEDVHELGTVESRPRQDGRNMTMVLAPTRKKSEAKSEQRKRREAQRQQRRNRQAERSAKNA; translated from the coding sequence ATCAAGGAACCTCGCGTCAATGACCGCATACGAGTTCCCGAGGTGCGCCTCGTGGGACCAGAAGGTGAACAAGTTGGTGTCGTCCGAGTGGAAGACGCCCTCAGACTTGCCGAGGAGGCTGGACTCGACCTCGTTGAGGTAGCCCCCAAAGCCCATCCGCCCGTAACGCGCCTGATGGACTACGGTAAGTACAAGTACGAAGCTGCTCAGAAAGCACGTGACGCGCGACGTAATCAAGCCAACACGGTGTTGAAGGAAATTCGTTTCCGCCTCAAGATCGACGACCACGATTACGAAACGAAAAAAGGCCATGTTGAGCGGTTCCTAAACGGTGGCGACAAAGTTAAAGTCATGATCATGTTCCGCGGGCGCGAACAGTCCCGTCCAGAAATGGGCGTGCGCCTACTGGAACGCCTGGCGGAGGACGTGCACGAACTGGGCACAGTGGAATCACGCCCCCGCCAAGACGGCCGCAACATGACGATGGTGCTGGCCCCGACCCGTAAAAAGTCGGAAGCGAAAAGCGAACAGCGTAAACGCCGGGAAGCGCAGCGGCAGCAACGCCGCAACCGCCAGGCCGAACGCTCCGCTAAGAACGCGTAA
- a CDS encoding RluA family pseudouridine synthase, with translation MSDTRFLPIPDALVGMRVDTALARMLGLSRTASSDLVEAGKVRVNAQTVKKNFKLPGEGLLEVDMAQPKAVPPPVVGMDIIYNDEDVVVVNKPVGVAAHTGPGWSGPTVLTELEASGLRISTSGPPERQGIVHRLDVGTSGAMAVAKSELAYTKLKHAFKERKVRKIYHAIVCGHPDPQTGTIDAPIARHPSKEWRMAVVAGGRRAVTHYRTLELLAGAALVEVELETGRTHQIRVHFSALHHPCVGDTFYGADAQQAQKLGLKRQWLHARTLEFEHPRTGIRTVVNAPYMADLEGALTQLRHFGE, from the coding sequence ATGAGTGACACCCGTTTCCTCCCGATCCCAGATGCCTTAGTGGGGATGCGCGTGGACACTGCGCTGGCGCGTATGCTCGGGCTGTCCCGCACCGCGAGTAGTGACCTCGTGGAAGCGGGGAAAGTTCGGGTTAATGCACAGACAGTGAAGAAGAACTTTAAACTACCGGGGGAAGGTCTGCTGGAAGTCGATATGGCGCAGCCGAAAGCAGTGCCACCCCCGGTGGTGGGCATGGACATTATCTATAACGACGAGGACGTCGTGGTGGTCAACAAACCGGTGGGAGTTGCGGCGCACACCGGGCCGGGCTGGTCCGGGCCAACCGTGTTGACCGAACTGGAGGCAAGTGGTTTACGTATCTCCACGTCAGGCCCACCGGAGCGACAAGGGATAGTACATCGCCTCGACGTGGGCACCTCTGGGGCAATGGCAGTAGCGAAATCCGAGCTGGCGTACACCAAACTCAAACACGCGTTCAAAGAACGAAAGGTGCGCAAAATCTACCACGCGATCGTGTGCGGTCACCCGGACCCGCAGACCGGGACGATTGACGCGCCGATTGCGCGCCACCCCTCAAAAGAATGGCGTATGGCAGTAGTAGCGGGAGGACGCCGCGCAGTCACGCACTACCGCACACTCGAACTGCTCGCGGGAGCCGCGCTGGTTGAAGTGGAGTTAGAAACCGGTCGTACCCACCAAATCCGCGTGCATTTCTCTGCCCTCCACCACCCGTGCGTAGGGGACACATTCTACGGTGCGGACGCGCAACAAGCACAGAAACTCGGGCTTAAACGCCAGTGGTTACACGCCCGCACCCTCGAATTCGAACATCCCCGCACAGGTATCCGCACGGTTGTGAACGCGCCATACATGGCGGACTTGGAAGGCGCGTTAACCCAACTGCGACACTTCGGTGAATAA
- a CDS encoding dicarboxylate/amino acid:cation symporter — protein sequence MVKTFRRLPLYVWILIAIVLAVICGQFFPPGLARVFFTFNSIFGTFIGFAIPLIIIGLVTPALAELGSGSAKWILLTTAIAYVSTMIAGFGTWGVSHLVLPPFLQGQAIGALDASEHPELEPYFTVANAHSGDGVEIVVAPVMDVMTALILAFVIGIGVSLVRGTVVKEGFREFRVIVVALVEKILIPLLPLHIFGIFMNLTMSGDATRVISTFLAVVVMTFSLCMLILLLQYTLAGAVAHRNPLKSLWVMKDAFLTALGSSSSAATIPVTLECARRNGVSKPVASFVVPLCATIHLSGSAIKITGFSLAILFLTGGHTDFASYAPFILMLGVMMIAAPGVPGGAIAAAAGLLSSMLGFNDAQVGLMFATYIALDSFGTATNVTGDGAIAMIIDRFAGKQLGAHAGGVDDHMKEA from the coding sequence ATGGTGAAAACTTTTAGAAGGCTCCCGCTTTACGTCTGGATCCTGATCGCGATCGTACTCGCCGTTATCTGCGGCCAGTTTTTCCCTCCGGGGTTAGCGCGCGTGTTCTTCACATTTAACTCGATCTTTGGGACCTTCATCGGGTTCGCCATCCCATTGATCATCATTGGCCTAGTCACGCCCGCGTTAGCAGAACTGGGTTCGGGCTCTGCGAAATGGATTTTGCTGACCACCGCGATAGCCTACGTTTCCACAATGATTGCTGGCTTTGGAACGTGGGGCGTGAGCCACCTGGTGCTACCACCCTTTTTGCAAGGGCAAGCAATAGGGGCGTTAGACGCCAGCGAACACCCCGAGTTAGAACCGTACTTCACTGTCGCGAACGCGCACTCAGGTGACGGCGTGGAGATTGTGGTCGCGCCCGTGATGGACGTGATGACCGCCCTGATCCTCGCGTTCGTAATCGGTATCGGTGTCTCACTGGTGCGCGGCACAGTAGTTAAAGAGGGGTTCCGTGAGTTTCGGGTAATCGTGGTCGCATTGGTAGAGAAGATCCTCATCCCGCTACTACCCCTCCATATTTTCGGTATCTTCATGAATCTAACCATGAGCGGAGACGCCACCCGGGTGATCAGCACGTTCCTGGCGGTCGTGGTGATGACCTTCAGCTTGTGCATGCTGATCCTGCTGCTGCAATACACCCTCGCCGGTGCGGTTGCGCACCGCAATCCCCTCAAAAGCTTGTGGGTAATGAAAGACGCGTTCCTCACCGCGTTAGGTTCCTCCTCTTCAGCAGCCACGATTCCAGTAACCCTGGAATGCGCCCGGCGAAACGGCGTGTCAAAACCGGTGGCGTCCTTTGTTGTCCCGCTGTGCGCCACGATCCACCTTTCCGGTTCGGCCATTAAAATCACGGGCTTTTCGCTGGCTATCTTGTTTTTGACTGGCGGGCACACCGACTTCGCGTCATACGCACCGTTCATTTTGATGCTCGGAGTGATGATGATTGCTGCCCCCGGTGTGCCCGGTGGGGCAATCGCCGCGGCAGCTGGCCTGCTGTCTTCCATGCTTGGCTTTAATGACGCGCAAGTGGGCCTCATGTTCGCTACCTACATTGCGTTGGATTCATTTGGAACCGCCACTAACGTGACCGGTGACGGCGCAATCGCAATGATCATCGACCGCTTCGCCGGGAAACAACTGGGGGCGCACGCAGGTGGTGTTGATGATCACATGAAAGAAGCCTGA
- the rpmB gene encoding 50S ribosomal protein L28 yields MASKCDVCGKGPGFGKSVSHSHVRTNRRWNPNIQRVRAIVNGTPKRLNVCTTCIKSERIQRPA; encoded by the coding sequence GTGGCTTCAAAGTGCGACGTGTGTGGCAAGGGTCCAGGCTTCGGCAAGAGCGTTTCGCACTCCCACGTGCGGACGAACCGTCGTTGGAACCCCAATATTCAGCGTGTGCGCGCGATCGTTAACGGGACGCCTAAGCGTCTCAACGTGTGCACCACCTGCATTAAGAGCGAACGCATTCAGCGTCCCGCCTAA
- a CDS encoding VanZ family protein — MERSKPWLVCALILLGGQVWLLYSPAGAPSTEGLAALLRQVLTPLPGPSAPGEPGFDKVAHATSFAAVTAALLLAHLPSRWVVGFSVVHAITSEIVQALLIPGRDGDPVDALFDLGGILFAWAVITWWKNRIGKEPDAAGTR, encoded by the coding sequence ATGGAAAGAAGTAAACCCTGGTTAGTGTGCGCACTGATCCTGTTGGGGGGCCAGGTGTGGTTGCTGTATTCACCTGCGGGCGCGCCCTCAACCGAAGGGCTGGCGGCACTGCTCCGCCAAGTGCTCACACCGTTACCGGGCCCGTCCGCACCCGGGGAACCCGGGTTCGACAAAGTCGCCCACGCAACGAGTTTTGCCGCTGTAACCGCCGCCCTCCTACTTGCGCATCTGCCCTCACGGTGGGTGGTGGGATTCAGCGTGGTTCACGCAATAACCTCAGAAATTGTGCAAGCACTGCTCATCCCTGGACGCGATGGCGACCCGGTTGATGCCCTCTTCGACCTCGGCGGTATTTTATTCGCCTGGGCGGTGATAACGTGGTGGAAAAACAGGATTGGGAAGGAACCCGATGCAGCAGGTACCCGTTAA
- the thiL gene encoding thiamine-phosphate kinase, translating into MGQEQEAQMGHEDTLIAAMRRHLPVGERTLIGSGDDCASIAAPEQRFIVTTDAIVENEHFTLEWSSFHDVGRRAAAQNLADIAAQGGRASALVVALVIPPHVSDEQVVDLVNGFGQEVSRTRAGVVGGDVTAGSQLVVSVTALGYTPYGDVQRGNAQVGDVVAICGTLGFSLVGYQLLNTGQVPGSLRTSEVQPALAPYVDTYRAPHPPYEAGVLAAQAGAHAMMDISDGLSTDAKRMADASAVTLAFVGTHLRGFSRQLKPGAEAAGVDPWECVLNGGEDHSLLACFPPETTLPDGFQVVGRVEESTEENAEGGAVTLDGRPVVEAGWDHLSER; encoded by the coding sequence ATGGGGCAGGAGCAGGAGGCTCAAATGGGGCATGAGGACACGCTAATCGCCGCGATGCGTCGGCACCTGCCGGTGGGGGAACGCACCCTCATCGGTTCCGGTGACGACTGCGCTTCAATCGCGGCGCCCGAGCAGCGGTTCATTGTAACGACAGATGCAATTGTAGAAAATGAGCATTTCACGTTGGAATGGTCCTCGTTTCATGACGTGGGTCGGCGTGCAGCAGCGCAGAACCTCGCGGATATAGCAGCCCAAGGGGGGCGGGCGAGTGCCCTGGTGGTTGCGCTAGTGATCCCACCCCACGTGTCCGACGAGCAGGTGGTGGATCTCGTCAATGGTTTTGGTCAGGAAGTGTCGCGCACACGCGCAGGGGTTGTCGGTGGTGACGTGACCGCCGGGTCGCAACTAGTTGTGTCCGTAACCGCTTTGGGTTATACGCCGTATGGCGACGTGCAGCGCGGCAACGCGCAAGTCGGGGATGTGGTCGCGATTTGCGGTACGCTCGGTTTTTCTCTGGTTGGCTACCAGCTGTTGAACACCGGGCAGGTACCGGGGAGTTTGCGCACCAGTGAGGTGCAGCCAGCCTTGGCGCCGTACGTGGATACGTACCGGGCCCCGCACCCACCGTATGAGGCCGGTGTGCTTGCTGCGCAGGCGGGGGCGCACGCGATGATGGATATTTCCGACGGCCTGTCCACGGACGCCAAACGCATGGCGGATGCGTCCGCGGTTACGCTCGCGTTCGTCGGCACGCACCTGAGGGGCTTTTCGCGCCAGCTTAAACCGGGTGCGGAAGCAGCCGGGGTTGATCCGTGGGAATGCGTGCTAAACGGGGGTGAAGACCACTCGTTACTTGCCTGCTTCCCACCCGAAACCACGCTGCCAGACGGCTTTCAGGTAGTGGGCCGGGTTGAGGAAAGCACTGAGGAAAACGCTGAGGGAGGCGCGGTTACGCTGGACGGGCGGCCGGTGGTGGAAGCCGGGTGGGACCACCTCTCTGAACGCTAA